A region of the Electrophorus electricus isolate fEleEle1 chromosome 7, fEleEle1.pri, whole genome shotgun sequence genome:
taattgtattattgcTGAAAGGTGGGTAAGAATCCAGGTTATTGCTTTTGGTATATAGGAACTGTCACGTGacacaaccccacccccccctccgagtcacgtggtacggcctgcaaggtggggggggggggggttcacccttGTCTAACCACACCCCAGTGATGGTacgcacctgcatggggtttatTGCTGAGCGTTTGTTcgtctatttaaacccttgtcagGGCGTGCCTCGGTGTTGGCcgttgtaaatgtaattataaatgttaatgttagtgtatGTTAACTGTCGTGGAATGTTCACGTTGTGTAAAACCGTTGTCtattttgtgtgagtgccaccttcgtcatttgtgtttcatgttaataaatgtttcaccagatcgagggagtctgtgcgtcctgatccacgccctgcggcagtCGGGCAACGTTACAGGAACACTGATGGTTTTGAAACCAGAGAGTATATTTCTTATATTTCCATATCTTAGCCTCACTAATTAGTCACAGAATACGTGGGTGCTGTCACCGGACTCACCATGACCTAGGGACACAAACCGTACATGCCATGTACATTGTGAGAGAAGAGAATCGGTGCTAAGAGAGGAAACAGGTGGCGCATCATGCATGTTTTATCACAATTCCTTCACCTTGTATGATAGTCAGGGTTGCCATGCAACGTGGGTCACAGTGGCACTAAGTGAGTTATAGTTGCAAAAACTAGAAAGAACTGAACAAAAATGGTAAAATATGACAGATCTGCATATGTCAATGAACTAATGATGTTGCTCCAAAGCCTGGGCTGTGGTTGATATTGTAATTTTCATTGTCATTAATAGGATCAAGGTTGGTGACCATCATGCAGAATGCAAAGGTTTACACAAGGCCACAAAGGCTGTGTGGGGAAAGGAAATGCAACACCATGCAACCCATTCAGTGACAAACCATGAGAAGTAAGTAGAGTGTTGCAGTTTGGCAGTACTACTCATCATCTAAAGTTACATGCTATATAGAGAATTGCTCATGATTTGCCAGATACTTTTAAGGCTGTTACGCATCAGGGCAACACAATGCTGTTCTATAGCTTTGTCTGGAATTATACTAGCCTTGTTAATTATGTTGAGCTCTCTTCTCAGGTGTTCTCCTAACACTGATGGTGTCAGTCACACAGGTTCAACTGTCTCTGTCTTGTCCTACCTCCTGTGTTGTGTGCTCTGAGGATGCCATCATTTGCAGTAATCTCTCTACCATCGTAGGTGATGACACTAATGTGATCCTTGCTAGTATTCCTAAATGTTATTCAATTTGCTGTTACCTCATTCAATATTCTCTCAGGTTATGAATACTAAGAAAAGTGCTACGTGCCAGAAAGATGCTTGTATCAGTGACGTTGCTCTCCTTGTGGTATCTTCAGCAGCTCCAAACTCAATCAAGGCCTTGATTCTCACTGATGGACTGATAGAAACTGTGGACAGTGCTGTTCTCTGTGGTTTATCCAACATGAGCGTTCTGGTGCTCAGCAACAATGTCATCTTCACTATTATGGATAATGCCTTCCAGAACCTCACTGTTCTTAGAACTCTGTTAATGGACCATAACCGTATCACATCCCAGTCCTTGGACAGATCCACTTTCTCCTGGCTAagtaaactggagatactccAATTGGGCAATAATGCCCTGAGGGTCATTGATGGCTCCTGGTTCCAGAACTCCAAAGCTCTGAAAGCCCTCTTTCTGGAGGGGAATCTTCTCACCAGTCTGAACTCAACTAGTTTTGGTTCTTCTGACCTGAGGAACTTGGAGACCTTGGGTTTGTCAGACAACCTCATAACTTATGTGGGTCAGGACAGCTTCCACAACCTGCCTCGTCTCCGTAGCCTGGATCTATCTCGCAACAGATTGCAGAATGCACCTAATGCTTTCTCCTATCTTTCCTGGCTCTCATTGCTAAACTTGGACCTTAATCGCTGGAACTGCACATGTGAGCTCAGAGAACTGGCTTCTTTTCTCAACAGTTACATACAGTCTCCAAGCAAAGTGTTGTACAATGGGCAGAGGATGATTTGTGAAAGGTCAGACAACCCAGCAATATGGACAGTGCTGGAGCTAACTGAAGCCAACTGTGCACCAGCTAACAGCAATATTTCAGTACAAGTTGTTGCTAAGGGTTCCAGCACACCTCAGCACTATATCAGAGATGTTGCCATCACTGCAGCCTGTTCCTTTCTGGGTAAGGGTACACTGCTTAAGGACCCCATCATTTaccaatattttttatttaacatatgGAATTTTCAAGTTGATTATGTATTTTGCTATGTTACAGGTGGTGTTGGTATTATGCTTGGAGTACTGGCACTTGTATATAGGAAACTGAATAAGAGAATTACATGTTGGCAGGTAAAGACCGCAACTGAGGGCCAGGCTGCACAGGCAACTGCCCAGTGGGACTATTCTGAAGACAAGGaagctctttcaatgtgttatGCACTCCATAACAGCAACTACAAAGACCATCAGCCCTGGAACAAAGATGTTTCATATGATATTCCAGTCAACAACCAGTTCATATGTCGCAACTGCTGTTCAGCAAATCTTGAAACAGGTTACCAGGAGAGTAGGTGGAGGAGAAAGACTTTGCTGCAGAGATCCAATCAAATGGGAATTCAACATAACAGAAAAGATGATTGGTCATCCCATGCTAAGAGTGACCAATTGAAAGACACTGCGAGCCTGTCAAGGATCAAAGGTAGCTAAACTGAGTTACTAGTGCTTTTTGTCTGCAAATGTATTACATATTCATTACTAACctattctaaaacattttttaattcacAGATGTTCAAAGATTTACTGAAAAAGATGACTCAAACACCTACCATTTTCAAACTCAAGAAAATGATCCTCAACATGGAGTTTCACAAGATCTGCCAACCATGAGAATTCAACAGTCAGCTTTCAGGAGACACTTATCAGTTGCCCAAAGTCAAACATTTACCCCTAAAGAACAAATGCACAACAACATGGAAGTTCATGGGAATCATGTAAATAATCATTCAGCGTTTAAGCATCAACTCAAGGAATATGGTACTTTGCCGGTTTACCAAACCATTAATTGCTTGCACTGTCATCAAACTTATGAATACAGACAAGCTGTGAATAAAGACCAGGATATTATCTTTAGAAAACACAAGGAGGGAATGCTGCCCAGAGGAGATCAAATATCTGAGGCAATTCAGTACAAAAATCCTTTAAATTCTAACATAGATCTGCAGGGTGAGGGtcaagctagagaacagagaaatgtaacatttgctTTATCAGGGCCCATGAACAATGCCCTCATTGTACCCAGTAAAACTCCTGACAGACCATCTAGAATCAACAGCATAAAAACATGTAGGAAACTAGAACAGAAAGGCCAtccaaggcaaggcaaggcatcTGACAATGTAAACAGAATTAGCACACATAGATATGGGAAAAGCCACAAATCCAGATCTCAGTCTAATAGGAAATTAAAGGTGAAACTAAATCTGAACCCTCTTAGGAAAAGTCAGGTTTATCCTAAATCCAGTTCCAGCCATGGGAACTATGATACAGACACAGTCAAAAAAGACAAGCTGGCAACGAGTAAAGTAAAAAAGGATGGTAGTAGtcaattaaaacagaaatcCAAGGACAAAACTACCAAGAAATCCACACATAATGGAAGCAAGCCAAAGAAATCTGAATCATCAAAACAGTCACAGGAAAACCACCAGGGATCCAGTTTCATTCCTGAAAACAACAGTGATGATAATAAGGAAAATTCAAATGATCATTGTGAAGCAGCAGTCAATGAGTCCATATTTCCTGGGGCTACAAACACTACAACAACAATGGAAGAGTCCACCAGTCAACAGGAAGGGGGGGATCTCTCTAATAACTCCATGACCCCGCTGACATCAGGCCCTGCTGTAATACAGGAGTACCTATCATCAGGTGATGGTTCACCAAAAAGGAGAATTAGACTGATTATACCTGAGAAAACCTCCAGCAGGCCTCAAACTGCActtcaaaagaaaataagataatACATCTGCCATCTTCTACTGTTAGTATTAAAAGACAAAGTTGTTAACTATGCTAAGGTGCATCATTCTAAGCCAATGTACATGTCCTGTCCTACAGTGTGGTATATAAAGGAAGTATCCTTAAACACTATGCAGAAACtgtgtgaaatgtatttatcaACTATTGTTTGATAATAAACAAACTGTAATATTTTAGTTATTCATTTATCACTGCTGTTCATAATCAATGCTTTTCACCCTAGGAGAAAAAAATAGCTTCTATTCTATCCAAGGACCAATCATTTGCATACAAGTCAGATAACAGCAGCACAAAGTACTGTCTCCTAGAATTACTCTTTATGGTCTAGTGATAAGCTATACCTAGACTTCAAATGATTGCACTTGAAAATGTTCATAACACATACTGTGACAGGACAGAGCTTTACTCTAATAcaatataacaaacaacaataaaagtaaaaaataaaaaattaaaaaaaaaacgtagCTTAATGGaccaggaaaaggaaaaaagagaagaaaacagaaaagatgaGGAAGAAGGTGAAGGAAAAAACCTGAAGACTGTATTGGGAATTTTCACCAAAAAGCAGTTCACCATGTTGTGTGTTGGGGTTAGTCTGGTTGTGCTTCTACTTATCATCACAGTAACCTCATTTGTTGTAACTCTGAATTCTGATACAGGTAACTTTCATTCATGATAGAATATCTTACATGACATTAAGTTgcaatatgcatttttatgttcaATGTATGGTGTTTATCAAAAATAGTAAAGTAACTGGTTATTCATATTTCCAGGAAGTTCAGAAACTTTGGTCCTTTTTCCTACGGATGGAGATATGCTAGAATTTCTTCTACAAAATGGAGAAATAAAGGAGAAAGATGGGCTCTCTGCCACATGGTATCATTCTGCTAACAGCAAAGCTGAAATGAACAAAGCCCTGCAAAGTAAAGGAAGACAATAGCTTTTAATGCCTAACTTGTTCTCATAAGTATGGTCCTATGATATTTTATTTGACCAGTGAGGACTTTTAACTTAAGAGCTACTTAAGTCAACTTTGCTTCTCATCATTATCAAAAGCAAAATgtctataaatgtaaaaacagactGATACAAGATATGCTGgtattattaaatgtaatgtcaCATATGTTCTTGTATAACATATTTACCATGATAATCAAATCCATTCCTCAGGTGGAGCCATGATTCTTGAGGCCGATGTGAACATACAAGGCCACAACACACTCAATGAAACCAATATTCCAATAATGGCCCATCCACCAGATATTTACAGTGACAACACTTTGGAAGAATGGCTTGACGCTGTGCTCAAATCTAAGAAAGGTGAAGAATCACCAATGATTCTGAACCATCATGTATCACACCAGCAGCATTATTTGTTGCAAgcaactgttgttttttttatatctaaATAGGAATCAAACTAGATTTTAAAAGTCTTCAAGCTCTGGAACCCTCACTTGATCTTCTGaggaaaaagaatgaaacaggAATCAACCGTCCTGTATGGTTAAATGCAGATATTCTTCATGGCCCAAATGTTCCTAATTTCTGGCCTGTGATCAATGCCACCCGGTGAGATCATAATAAATAGCCCAAAAGACCTATTGTActcaaattttttaaataatgtggaTTTACAGTTTCTAGACTATTTGATTTATTACCATTTTTCTACTCACCAGGTTCTTTGGTCTCATTCAGACTAAGTTTCCAGATGTCACCATCTCACCTGGGTGGACAGTTCTTTATCTGCCCTTCTATCCCAATGCAACTTACACACAGGCTATGGTAGAGAAGATGTATGATCATGTCAGACACCTTCCTCAGAAAATCACCTTTCCTGTTCTGGCAGTGATGGTCAAGAATGGATGGCCACATCTCAGCTGGCTACTCAAACAGTCTTCCAGGTATCTGAATCAGCAAAGACAAAGCAGTGGCATGCCTCATTTTAATTAGCTTATGGTATATTTTATGTGCTTTTTGGTCCAGGTTTAGTTTAACCTTGTGGCAGGGGTCAGAAAACCCCACTGTTAATGACCTGCTCTTCATCAGAGATAACAGCAACCCTCAGCGCATCTATTATGACATTTATGAGCCTGTGTTGTCCCAGTTCAAAGAGGCTGCAAGTAAGTATCACCAGAACCTATTTTACCACAAacctttccttttatttattactaaacCTGCTTTTCAACATTGTTCAGAGCAGAAAGATAGACCCAGAAGGTTCTATCCAGGTGGGGACATAGTTGACTATTTTAAGCCTGCAAACAACAATGGCCTAAACATCCAGTGGGAGACTGTGACTGATAGAAATTCTCTGCTGTCTATACTAAAAGGTTTGGCTGATACAAATGTTATCAGTTTCTGATGATCATCACTGTGAATATTATATTACGCAGAATCTATGGAGTAGTAATGGAAGCTCTTTTTTGTAGACAGCCCTGGTGGGATGCTTGTGATTCCAGTAATATCTGGAATAGATAAGCCAAAGTTTCCAGTGGTTGAGGACTCTGACCCAGAGCTGCCTCTCCAGGATTGTCTGGAGTTGATTCTGGCCTCAAAGAACCCATGGGGTATCTACCTTAGGGTGAAGTCTCAAACCCAACTTGCTGTTTCACTCCAGTTACTTCAGCAGGCCTATGACATGGGCCTCCTATACCACCCTACATGGCTCAACATGGACATTGCCCATGGAATCTTTAATTTCCAAGGCTACATGACAGGACAAGAGTTCCTGAGAACCATTAACCAGATCTTCCCACATGTCACTGTGGCTCCCAGCTGGCCCCAAGAGGCTCTTGATCAGGGTTATACACTCCAGCTGGTAAAGGACATGATAAAGCTCTTCCAGGGGACCTGGCAAGATGTTTCACTGCAGTTGCAGGCTGTTTATCTGGAGAGGTCAGAGACCAGATTTAAGAGCCTTCTCCAAAATCAGCCACGATTCTCTCTCACGGTGGAACACAGGACAGGGAAGGAAGGACTTAGTGGTGGGAATCACAGCGTTACATCTCTCCACAAAGGGTATAGAGAGCTGACCTTTTACAACATGGCAAACTCATATAAGAATAATTTTGGAAGCACAGACTATGCCTTCAACTGACATTTGTAGTATAAGGAGGGACTTCCTCTATCGGAGGAAGCTGTGTGACaaaatgtgttgtgtatttaatcatctctaatcaaaacaaaaatgtatgtaaagcatctgttttctttgtcatttatataaaattaaccCAATTAGTAATatgatgatttatttaaaactactcaaataagacaaatatactaaccatttcattttatttaagatttttaatgtcagaaatagaaaataaaatgtgataatTGAAAATAGAAAGTGATATGTAAACTGCTGACAATCATTTAAATTCACTGCTATAACTATAGTGTCAAAAGTACAACAAAATAGTCATTTCCCCCCATATTCTCCAAAATGACATGGttgtaaaaatatctaaaatcaCACTGCCATTGATGTCTTTGTAGACAATACATTGTACTGTTTTATAAAACCTTTTAGTAAACAGTGTGTAAGGCAGTGACAGGAAATTATATTTCAGTGTCAGACAACACAGAATGTCTGGTTCTGTTCTCCAGCAGGTACTGGCTGCAGGAATGGAAGGTGTAACAGAAACTGGAGGACAGTCCTGCAATGTCTGTAGAAATGTATGGCAACACCCCTGGATTGGTCTGGTTGTAGTAGGAGATCTgagtacaaaaaacaaaacaaaacaatgattcaaatgcacattaaaaaaaattaaaataaacaaataaaaggcaTTTATTGAGGACTTTTGCTCAAGCTTATGAAATGTGAAAACTAATTAAGAAGCCCGAAAGTGCTAAATATAATGAGAATATTGTGCTGCTTTTGTGGGATTCTTGGACCTTGAGAGGAATTGTAGGGTCCTGCATATCTGTTGTGAAACTACACTGTCAAGTTTTCCTTATGAGGTCATTTAAACTTCTCAGCTCCTACCTTAGAAACACTTTTGGACACCTCATAAATGATAAATCCAGCACAGAGCATCTCGCCTCTGTTGAAGTCCTCTGTTGGGGGATGTGTGGGAAGGGTGACTGACCGTAATGCAATAACATACGGGTCCctagacagacaaacatgccATATACCTTTTGTTCCAAAACTCCAGAAAACAAAGCGcttacaaatgtttgttttcaagTGTTTCACTCACCCACTATTACACGGTGGTCTCCTGGAGGCCAGCAGGATGAAGTCCTGAACTTTTCCCCCCTCGCTGACAGAAGGAGTAAGGACATGATAGATGAAATCATCGTCGTTGACCTGAATTATCAGTTCACACTGCCTGCACAGGACATAAACATGAGGCTCCATTGGTGCATACTGGTGTAACATAAACACGTTTTTCGTTACATAGTCTGCTACTGATCTGTACACAAGGAGCAAAGTGTATTACTTATACAGCTTGTCCCATTCTGGCCTGCAGCATAGGTCGGAGAGCAAAAGGAACGCTCTCGCTGCCGGAACATTCACCTCAGACTCGATCCTGAAACAAAGGGTCTGATTCTCCTCTAAAGTATACAGCCTTACCTTGgaataaaccaaaaaaagcTAGTGTCAAAAATGTTGCGGATTTAACACATCAACCCGTAAACTGAAGAGTCAAAGCTGGTTAGGTAGTGATGACATTCTGCTCACGTTGTTCTTTTCAGAGCTGAGGGTCCATTTTGTTCTGGCTGCCAACATCTTAAGTGCAAATACATTATTGTAGCTGAGATACACCTGTAGGGGATATCAGGAATATTCGAATGTGCCAAGTTGATCTAGAAACCTGATAATCAACTGTCCTCATTCTTATAATGTTTCTGCAGATAATCAACATGTGATAATATTAACTTGTGTAAAACATTGCATAAGCTATGTGGTCCAACAAAGCAATACTGCATATCTATAGATCCTGAGGTTATAATGTGGATAGATTCAATGAGATAAAATACCTGGTTACTCTGGTCCCAGGGGACTGATAAGGGCACTTCAGTTTGTTTACAGGAGATGATGTACTTTCTGAATGGATAAACAGATTCAGTTTAGTGAATGCACATGTTAATTAGCACACAATAATACAAGTTTCGTTTAAACTACTCGTATTACATTCTGCAACAGCTGTTATCGCTTATGCAAACTTATGCTTGAAATTTGAGGAAACTGGTGCTTATTCCCATATGCTGCCACTGTGTTATTTGACAGTTATGCATCGTGTGCTACTCGCCTTGCTGTTTCACCTTTGCACACTGGGTGGTGCATTAGCACACATGTGAGGTCACAGAAACAGCAAGACATGTGAAGCTTGGTGTGGTGAAGTTACTGTGTAGCTCTTCCAGTATGTAGCTGTGAGCAGTATTGccttcattttgtttgcttttggcAACTCTTATCAGTCACTGAACTGTTAGGCCCTCTTGCAGGTTCTTTTGCATGGAAACTCAGATTGGTCCACCAATTATATTGCAGGGTCTATTAGTTGTCGTGACACGTTTTAATtcccttttaatttttaaacgGTTATTGATGTAATTTGGTGATGTGCAGCTGGGAACAAATGCCAGCAGGCACCATGGCCTTTGATTTACAGGAAACAGTTAAGAGAGATGGGAAGGGTGAATGTGACAGCTAAGCTTGATTCTCTTGTCCTCGTTTAGGATGACATTCTGTGTTCACTACCTATCCAGTCGAATCTTCTTCCTGGCAATAGCCTCTTGGTATCTCCTGCTTCCATCCTAccaaaaggaaaattaaaagaatgaaTAGAAAAGACAAAATTCTCTATTTATATTATGTACAGCAGACCCCTAGTTAGAAGAATGGTTATCAATAATCAGTTATGTAACAGTTACTTCGCAAATTTTTATAGAATTTCAAACTGTTTCTTACTACTGATTTTTCAGGCTCTATTGTTTTCCCTCCTAACGTTCTATgaatattaacaatattcaATATCAATATCTATCAGTATTATCAAAATAGATATCTATCaatattaacaaaaaacaaagttttaaaggAAGTATGTCTGGATCTAGACCTTACCAAGGGTTCAGGGCGTATTGGGGGCAGTGGGCATGGCTTGCCATCCTCATCCAGCACCTCAAACATCATAAAGGCACTATTAATGTGTCtctgtgactcctccccctgATACGCctccgcacacacacctacctccaTGCTGTCATACCAAATCACACAGTACATGACAGTTACCACACAGGTGTATAAGACAATACATCAGATAGGTGCCTACAGGACAGCTTCACCTGTTCTTGAAGGTATTGTTGACAATGGCTTTGAGGACCAAGCGGTCTCCAACCTGGGAGGGGCCTCTGAAGTGGAACATATCTATGGTTCTCAAAGTGGGATGGGCATTGCATAAACGGCTAGAAGGAGTAGGGGAAAAAAGCaccactttatttaaaaaaaaaaaaaaggttgtccttttaaaaactgtacaaacaggttcatgcataaatataataaacctGCAAATGACTGGAAGAAGACCAAATTCATTGCAGGAGATTGTGAAGTTACGAAATAACAGCTTTTTTTCGTCTCATCACAGGAAAACTGAGCAAAAAAACGGAGTAACAAAACTTATTTTGTATCATGGAGAATAAAAGACTCCTTTACTTTACCCTcgcctctcgctccctctgtgccgccaGCATCACAAGTTTTAATTTGTACTATTAAAGGTGACCGTTCAAACTTTGACCACTGAGTCACTTCAAAGTTTCTACTATGGGTAAATATTAACTAACAACACTGCACTGAACTGTAATGATCTTAAAATGCTATGAATTCAGGATATTAGATTCATGATGATTTATGTAGGCCTACATGCAGCATGGAATGAAGAGATATTGAAAAAGATCTTAATCGATTTtgaaagtgaatgtgtgagCTAGGATGTTACCTGGCTGCGATGGTGGCGACATTCTCCATCCAGGCCATGATCTGGCCCCCAAACGTATTGACCTGGTGGTTGGCATGAGGGGGGAGAACCAGCTCCACACTCTCCACCCGTGTTTTCTCAGTCGGAACGGTCAGCTGCTCATTTTGACCCTCTGAACCcaaccattcacacacatacacagaaatgccAAGTGCCTCATGGCCTCCTGCCTACTTAAACGATATATTCAGTTTCTTAGAGAAATGAAACCGTCTAGTGTAGACACTTCCGCGTAATAAACATGTCTTTAGATACCTCATGCTGGATGTATGTAATTTCATGTGAAGTGAGACCTAGATTTACAACACTCACCCTCACTGGGGCTCCACTGGAAAGTCTTGTTACTCAGCAGGTCCTTCATGATGTCGATGTGGAGCagcctcatcctcctcctctctgctgccatgCTGTACTCCAACTGCTCCTTGTGGGTGCACGGCACCAGGGGCTTCAGACAGATCTGCAAGGATATCAATTTACCAatcaatcaaacacacacacatacatatatatatagcttttttTACGCTTGGCAACAGAAAACAGCTCTCTGCTGGGTCTCACCTTTTCTGCTCTGGTGCTTCTGGCCACGAATGTGGCGAAGGCATGACACACCTTCCATTGCTGGTTACTGTAAAGGTCCTCACAGCTGACTTCTATTCccaccttacacacacaagcacagctcATTTTGGCACAGAAGCATCATAATCGCAAGGCCACAGTGAGCAGTCAAATTTGCTGGAGCAACTCAGTTAATCTTTTCATAAGCATTACTGGGGTTGGATATACGCGGTTTCATTTGCTCTTTTAACTTGTATCGTTTTAGATGAAAAGGTTTCTCACTTTATTTCACTGCTTATTTTTGTAGTAATAAATATACAACTATATAGTGTATGCAGCAGTATGGATAAAGTGTTTAGAAATATTTGTGATGGAACAACAGAATTGGACCACCTAATAAGCAAACAATACCAAATGCTGGAATGATCAAAACAAATTGAAAACGAACAGGTATACAGGTATGATATTATTGTATAAAACCCcacaatataatttacatatttagcTAATTATTTGGACAAGTATTAGGTGTAATATGTGTTCAACAGCAATGTAGctgaatttgttttgtttttttacctcCATACTTGAGTTGAAAGCCCTGTTAACTTTTGCCTTAATGTTAACCACCTGTccaacactaaaaacaaatatatagaAACAGAAGGCagacatcattttaaaagtacTCATTCTAttcctgtttctcatttctATACAATACAATAAGCATTCAAATAAGTATCTAAGTACAAGTGTCCAGTTGAACCAGGTAGAGTAACACATCACAGCCATGTTTGTTTCACATTAAGAATCTCATAAGTataggtttgttttgttttttactaatGCATCATAATGCCTCTGTCTGAAAGCTTG
Encoded here:
- the lrrc53 gene encoding uncharacterized protein lrrc53, translated to MSVLVLSNNVIFTIMDNAFQNLTVLRTLLMDHNRITSQSLDRSTFSWLSKLEILQLGNNALRVIDGSWFQNSKALKALFLEGNLLTSLNSTSFGSSDLRNLETLGLSDNLITYVGQDSFHNLPRLRSLDLSRNRLQNAPNAFSYLSWLSLLNLDLNRWNCTCELRELASFLNSYIQSPSKVLYNGQRMICERSDNPAIWTVLELTEANCAPANSNISVQVVAKGSSTPQHYIRDVAITAACSFLGGVGIMLGVLALVYRKLNKRITCWQVKTATEGQAAQATAQWDYSEDKEALSMCYALHNSNYKDHQPWNKDVSYDIPVNNQFICRNCCSANLETGYQESRWRRKTLLQRSNQMGIQHNRKDDWSSHAKSDQLKDTASLSRIKDVQRFTEKDDSNTYHFQTQENDPQHGVSQDLPTMRIQQSAFRRHLSVAQSQTFTPKEQMHNNMEVHGNHVNNHSAFKHQLKEYGTLPVYQTINCLHCHQTYEYRQAVNKDQDIIFRKHKEGMLPRGDQISEAIQYKNPLNSNIDLQGEGQAREQRNVTFALSGPMNNALIVPSKTPDRPSRINSIKTCRKLEQKGHPRQGKASDNVNRISTHRYGKSHKSRSQSNRKLKVKLNLNPLRKSQVYPKSSSSHGNYDTDTVKKDKLATSKVKKDGSSQLKQKSKDKTTKKSTHNGSKPKKSESSKQSQENHQGSSFIPENNSDDNKENSNDHCEAAVNESIFPGATNTTTTMEESTSQQEGGDLSNNSMTPLTSGPAVIQEYLSSGDGSPKRRIRLIIPEKTSSRPQTALQKKIR
- the fam151a gene encoding protein FAM151A yields the protein MILEADVNIQGHNTLNETNIPIMAHPPDIYSDNTLEEWLDAVLKSKKGIKLDFKSLQALEPSLDLLRKKNETGINRPVWLNADILHGPNVPNFWPVINATRFFGLIQTKFPDVTISPGWTVLYLPFYPNATYTQAMVEKMYDHVRHLPQKITFPVLAVMVKNGWPHLSWLLKQSSRFSLTLWQGSENPTVNDLLFIRDNSNPQRIYYDIYEPVLSQFKEAAIISGIDKPKFPVVEDSDPELPLQDCLELILASKNPWGIYLRVKSQTQLAVSLQLLQQAYDMGLLYHPTWLNMDIAHGIFNFQGYMTGQEFLRTINQIFPHVTVAPSWPQEALDQGYTLQLVKDMIKLFQGTWQDVSLQLQAVYLERSETRFKSLLQNQPRFSLTVEHRTGKEGLSGGNHSVTSLHKGYRELTFYNMANSYKNNFGSTDYAFN
- the acot11a gene encoding acyl-coenzyme A thioesterase 11, yielding MEYRQVSWNYEGYDCSFLTDHPLSAMASGIKPQVEQGDSDLVVEDDKMYRNPTEVKMSQIVLPCHANHRKELSVGQLLKWMDCTACLSAERHAGCSCVTASMDDIHFERTIGVGQVVNIKAKVNRAFNSSMEVGIEVSCEDLYSNQQWKVCHAFATFVARSTRAEKICLKPLVPCTHKEQLEYSMAAERRRMRLLHIDIMKDLLSNKTFQWSPSEEGQNEQLTVPTEKTRVESVELVLPPHANHQVNTFGGQIMAWMENVATIAASRLCNAHPTLRTIDMFHFRGPSQVGDRLVLKAIVNNTFKNSMEVGVCAEAYQGEESQRHINSAFMMFEVLDEDGKPCPLPPIRPEPLDGSRRYQEAIARKKIRLDRKYIISCKQTEVPLSVPWDQSNQVYLSYNNVFALKMLAARTKWTLSSEKNNVRLYTLEENQTLCFRIESEVNVPAARAFLLLSDLCCRPEWDKLYKQCELIIQVNDDDFIYHVLTPSVSEGGKVQDFILLASRRPPCNSGDPYVIALRSVTLPTHPPTEDFNRGEMLCAGFIIYEVSKSVSKISYYNQTNPGVLPYISTDIAGLSSSFCYTFHSCSQYLLENRTRHSVLSDTEI